The following proteins are co-located in the Apium graveolens cultivar Ventura chromosome 5, ASM990537v1, whole genome shotgun sequence genome:
- the LOC141725092 gene encoding uncharacterized protein LOC141725092: MEEQLSQLAVTHLLQHTLRSLCNHETSQWVYAVFWRILPRNYPPPKWDHSQGGAYDRSRGNRRNWILVWEDGFCNFDASTAEMEGSDHCPSVYGNHEYRPYQGLQPDLFFKMSHEIYNYGEGLIGKVAADHSHKWIYKDPNEQEINFLSAWNNSADSQPRTWEAQFQSGIKTIALIAVREGVIQLGSTHKVIEDLSYVVLLRKKLSYIESIPGVLLPHPSSSSYPYKLDHPSYGGGGATTPDQAWQLLQANNSAHPPEFYHHFMNHPLCITPSMSSLEALLSKLPSVVPSGSSPQLMSAYCEAQAQAEAHAQFMSSNNRMAMELMGGHANEKATKEEINIDNDDTNDDENKCSKDMGESSSSMASYRHHENFSSYHHDLNVTTSSMPSSGY; the protein is encoded by the exons ATGGAAGAACAACTGAGCCAATTAGCTGTGACTCATCTCCTTCAACACACCTTAAGAAGCCTTTGTAATCACGAAACCTCTCAATGGGTTTATGCTGTTTTTTGGAGGATCTTGCCCAGAAACTATCCCCCTCCCAA ATGGGATCATAGCCAAGGAGGAGCTTATGATCGGTCAAGAGGAAACAGGAGGAACTG GATATTGGTGTGGGAAGATGGTTTTTGCAATTTTGATGCGTCAACAGCAGAGATGGAGGGTAGTGATCATTGTCCAAGTGTTTACGGTAACCATGAATATCGGCCTTACCAAGGTCTACAACCAGACCTTTTCTTTAAGATGTCCCATGAAATCTACAACTATGGTGAAGG TTTGATTGGAAAAGTAGCTGCAGATCATAGTCACAAGTGGATTTACAAGGACCCAAATGAACAAGAAATTAACTTTTTGTCTGCATGGAATAATTCAGCTGATTCT CAACCTAGGACTTGGGAGGCTCAGTTCCAGTCTGGTATCAAG ACCATAGCTTTGATTGCAGTTAGAGAAGGTGTTATTCAATTAGGTTCCACTCACAAG GTGATTGAAGACTTGAGCTATGTTGTGTTACTGAGGAAGAAGCTAAGCTATATCGAGAGCATTCCAGGAGTACTATTACCGCACCCTTCCTCGTCTTCTTATCCTTATAAATTAGATCACCCTAGCTACGGTGGAGGAGGAGCTACTACACCAGATCAAGCATGGCAGTTACTCCAAGCCAATAACTCAGCACATCCACCTGAATTTTACCACCATTTCATGAATCATCCACTTTGCATTACTCCGTCAATGAGTAGCCTTGAAGCACTTCTTTCCAAACTCCCATCCGTTGTGCCCTCGGGTTCATCACCACAACTTATGTCTGCATATTGTGAAGCTCAAGCTCAAGCTGAGGCTCATGCACAGTTTATGTCGTCGAATAATAGAATGGCAATGGAGTTGATGGGCGGTCATGCTAATGAAAAAGCGACCAAAGAAGAGATTAACATTGATAATGATGATACTAATGATGATGAGAATAAGTGTAGCAAGGATATGGGAGAGAGTAGTAGTTCAATGGCATCTTATCGACATCATGAAAATTTTAGCAGCTACCATCACGATTTAAATGTAACGACAAGCAGCATGCCTAGCAGTGGATACTAG